The segment TTTGTTACATGAACACTCGGACGATATTggtaaaaagataaagatatctatatatttatgagttagttctctctctctctctctctctctctctctctctgaataaggtGAAGCACATTTGGCTAGAGGAAAAAATGCTTGGAAAATAACTCGCTGTACTGTAGAACTTTTTTGTTTGTCCAGCCTCTGTCTTAAACTGCACAAAATGCACTGTCGTTTTGAGATTACTTGTAAGTTGCTTGATTGATTTACTTTTTCTGTCTGACGTTTGCTGTACAGGCCATCAACACAGGATCCTAGAAAGTTACTCATTTTTCGAATGTCTGTGTTCTAATTGTGGTAAATGGAAAGCGACGGAAGAGAAGAATACACTTGATCTGGTGGACGATTGCATGTGACCCGCTTTTGGAAGTGACGTATAACAAGTGTTGCTAATATGTCGGTTTATGTTGATGAACGAGAAAACTTATATGATAAACATAGATATGGACTCTCCCGTATGTGGGTCTATCATTTGTTTTCAAGTGTTGCAGATTATATGTTCACGATAAAGTCTTGTGAGATTACGAAAATGACAACCAAATAAAGGAGTGGTAAGGTGCTTCGAAAATAGTCGTTTCTGAAATCAgcgccctggcatagcaacagacgcctgcCCTCTTGGCTTGATTGTCCCAcgtatctttcttcttcttcttttaggaTATTTCGATAAGACCAAACTGAGTATTTGTTACGTAAGTATTCGTCGAACAGATCATGACGTGTCTCCAATGACGCGATTTGAGAGCCATTTGGAGACATTTCTGCATTTGAACTAAGTGGTATCCAGAGCAGGCACCTTTGGAAGGATGGGCGGAGCGATCCCGCCCATGTTGAAGGAAGATTCCATCCCGTGTCCGGTCTGTGACCGCTGCCGGTAGGAGTGCCTTTAAAATCGGAGGGCGAGATAGGCAGAGTTCATTCCAGTCCCAGCTTCAGTCTTGCCAGTGTTTCGTGCCGTCCAATTTGAAATACTCCTATGGGTACTGTGTCTAACTGTACCTCCACCTCTCTCGTATGCCGTAGAGGCTACTGGCAGCCCCATCCAGGTAACATAAGGCTAGAACGAAGAACGGAGAGAGACATCAATAGGTAACTTTGTGTGCAGATTACGGAAACAAACTACGCTACTGAGGAGAAGAGACAGGGAAAAGGCGGCGCTGGACCTTCGTTGGAGTAGTAGACGAGAGCGCACCCTTCTGGAGAGCCCCTCGCATCAACAAGAGACCGAACGAACGATAGATCACCTCCTCCCCCCCACAACGCGATGACCAggtgaacacacacacgcacgcatgcacaTACGCGTAACAGATATATATGGCCAGACCAGCATTCTGTCTCAATCATTCACTTAGCGGAGCGCTCTCGTCTTATTACATTGCATCTTATAGGTGCTGAAACTCCATTACTATTGCATATTATTGCATCGTAGTGTGATATTGTTTCGTAAGGAACTTCTTGAAACATTTTAACTGCACCATAATGGTGCCTCTGCACACAGTGTTGGGCCCTCGGGGCAGCTCGATTCCTGTGAGGAAAACgacgctctctctcctcctgcgcGAAAACCGTTTGCAGGCCCGCAACACCCAGAAGACCACAGCTGATCCTCCTGGCCGCCCGCCCTTCTGCGAGCCTTGGTACGCCAACAAGGGTAACAAGGGCGCCTCCTTAAGGGTCTCGCTCTTGGGCGCTAATCGACCTCGCTCACTGGGACTCACGGGGCAGTCGAAGTTGGCGGTCGCTAAGCCCTTGCATTCGACGAGTGTCCGAGAGATATCGACGAAGTCCTTGCAGGTAAGGTATCCCAAGTCTCTTCCTCGCCACCTTCATTCATAATTGGATGTCactaatatgttatatatatatatatatatatatatatatatatatatatatatatatatatatatatatatatatatatatatatattattattatatatatatatatatatatatatatatatatatatatatatatattagtgaataaTTTGAACATTGAAAAATTCGATATTTTTTCTGGTGTTCATTTTCTACATGTGTTACCACTTAGTCTGCCGAAATCGTTTGTATACGAGTGTCAGAGTATACCAGCAAATGTGCAGAAACTATTTACatgcttttaaatatattttctatagatCAAGTCAGCGTCGAATGTTTAATGTTATTGACCGAAAGAAACTTGACCTGCAAGACCTTATTGATGGTTtaccctgtctctctctccctccttttatGGAAACCAGTCATCCAAGTCAACGTATGCTTCGCTCCACCTGGACGCCTCCCGGTCGCTGTCTCGCTCTGAAGGCAGCCGTGCAGCCTTCCTGCACCGTCAGCAGTTACAACATGCTCGAAGGATTGTCGTCAAATTGGGGTCGGCTGTCATCACCCGAAAGGATGGCTACGGATTGGCCCTCGGCCGCCTCGCCTCCATCGTTGAACAGGTAAGGAAACAGGAAAAGTGAGCTTTCATCCAAGCATATTTTGTTACTTAGTAAATTCTGTATTCTTGATCTTCCTGATACTTTTTTTCTACTTTTGctctgtttcttttctttattccattctTGGTCTCGCCTGATATCCAAGGTTTCCGTCTTGTTGCCCCATATCACTGCACTTCTTTTATCCCTGATGGTATTCCAGTCCACAATGATAGTTTTCTCCTccccttgtgtgtgtatatatatatatatatatatatatatatatatatatatatatatatatataatacatagcacaaaacaagcatacacacacacacacacacacacacacacacacacacacacaccaacacacacacatatatatatatatatatatatatatatatattatatacatatatatatatatatatatatatatataatataacatacaatcatatacatacatacacacacacacacacacacacacaagtttgcatatgtgtgtgtttgcgtgtaatATTCACATGTACTCTATATGTGTATGAACATATATACTGTGCATGCATAAtctttttaacatggatgaacagTATTTTTCCTTCTAATTGTTCAGGTTGCCGAACTTCAGAATGAAGGTCGTGAATTGCTGATGGTAACCTCCGGTGCAGTTGCATTTGGCAAGCAAAAATTAGCCCAAGAGCTGCTGATGTCCCTGAGTATGAGAGAGACCCTTTCCACTAAGGACAGCATTCGATCGGTTTGTATCTATTTCGTTGTTTTTGGCTTCTTTAcacattttttgtgattttataattTTCCTCAGGATTTGATATGTAGTATTAAACGTTGTTACAGATATGATTTTTATTTGGTCCTCATGAGACAGCTTTGTGTCCCTTTCATTTTTATGTGTTATGAACAGAGAAGTACTTTTTGTGGAGAAGATGGAGGGTATTATATCAAActggaaaataactttttttttgagtcattttatgataatttgcttttcctttattgattttttatagtttaatgaaataataatagacTTTTACGTGGAAATATGCTTTTATTTCAAGACTGTAATGATCGAATGTTTAGATGCCAATGTTTCCAAAAttggaaaatttatttttgtaaataaatactatatgaaAACCATGTACGGCTATCGATTCTAGGAATTGATAAATATGCATAGTTCAAGTGTAGAAAGACTATTGCTATAACCTGAGACATTGTTGATTTGAAAAAGCACTTCAGTAAATGGGAATACGCGTAGTGGAATTTAGTTAACAGTAAATGATAAGCGCATGACAAGGACATCTAATCTAGTGTTGAAGGACTATTAATAATTTCGTGTTTACTCCGCAGATGGTGTGTTATTAGACATACGTATTTGAGGATCTCTTtggtatgatatattatatgtttatattgttTTCCTTTGACAGGAAGAAGCCAAGAGTCTCATCGCCCCAAGAGCTTCCGCAGCTGTGGGACAGTCTGGTCTCATGTCACTTTATGAAGCGATGTTTGCTCAGTATGGTGTGAAAGTGGCCCAGATCCTTATCACTAAACcagatttttataataatgaaactcgACAGAACTTGAATTCCACCATTAATGAATTAATAGCCCTTAATATTTTGCCAATCATCAACACGAATGATGCTGTGACACCACCACCTCAAGTTGAtgaagagataagcaagaaactGGACATCCGAGACAATGACTCTCTCGCAGCCCGTCTGGCTGTCGAAATAGAATCGGATCTTATCATCCTAATGACTGATGTAGATGGCATCTTCAACAAGCCTCCGACCGAAGAAGGAGCACGCCTCATTGATAATTTTTGCCGTGAGACATCTCAAAAACTGATGTTTGGTGAGAAGTCATCTGTTGGTACAGGTGGCATGGAGTCTAAAGTTAAGGCAGCAAGTTGGGCTCTAGACAGAGGCACATCTGTGGTTATATGCAATGGCCTTGCACAAGGTGCTATAAAAGGAATTGTACAAGGACGTAAAATTGGAACATTTTTCACAAATAACACTGACAGTGGACTCGAAGTTGAAGTGCTTACTAAGAATGCCAGAGTTGGCAGTCGTCTGTTACAAAGCTTAGATCCAAGTCAACGAGCTGGAGCCATCAAGACATTGGCTGAACTTTTGGAAACTCGGCAACCAGATATATTGGTTGCTAATCAGAGGGATATGGAAGAAGCAGAAAAGAATGGTTTGTCATCTTCATTAATGGCTCGCTTAAGACTAACACCAGCTAAACTGAATAATCTTGCAGAAGGCTTGAGGCAGATAGCTGCATCATCCCTTGATACCTTGGGCAGAACTCTTTCCAAGACAATCATTGCAGAGAACATAGAACTACGACAAGTGACAGTTCCAATTGGTGTCCTCTTGGTTATTTTCGAGTCTCGGCCAGACTGCTTACCCCAAGTAGCAGCACTAGCTATGGCAACTGGCAACGGATTACTTTTGAAAGGAGGAAAGGAAGCTTACCACAGCAATCAGGTGTTGATAGATTTGGTGAAGGAGTCTCTTTCAACTGTTGGAGCTACTGGAGCAATCTCTCTTGTGACCAAAAGGGATGAAATATCAGATCTTCTACAACTTGATGGAGAAATTGATCTTGTGATCCCTCGAGGGTCCTCCGAGTTAGTGAGAACCATCCAAGAACAGTCACAGGCCATTCCCGTCCTTGGTCATGCTGAGGGAATATGTCATGTCTATGTTGACAAGGATGCTGACGTGGAAAAAGCTGTGAAAATTGGTACGTCATTATGccttatgtatgcatacatattttaAGTTCACAGGTACAGAATTTAGATATACAAATGATATCTCTCTCGTATTTacagctttcatttttatttgtctgaagaaaaaaataaagtttatagcGGTTAGATATACGAAAAACTATATTGTTTATACCGTCAGAGTGAATTTATTTAAACTACGTACTTTAAAGCAATGTATCGCCAAATTACTTTTCATAAGTAGGGGATTCTGAATAATAACCCTGTACCCAGAAGTGAGCCCAACCATAATTTTAGTATGGTAATAGATCTTGTTAATATTTCT is part of the Macrobrachium nipponense isolate FS-2020 chromosome 6, ASM1510439v2, whole genome shotgun sequence genome and harbors:
- the LOC135216577 gene encoding delta-1-pyrroline-5-carboxylate synthase-like (The sequence of the model RefSeq protein was modified relative to this genomic sequence to represent the inferred CDS: added 116 bases not found in genome assembly), with the protein product MVPLHTVLGPRGSSIPVRKTTLSLLLRENRLQARNTQKTTADPPGRPPFCEPWYANKGNKGASLRVSLLGANRPRSLGLTGQSKLAVAKPLHSTSVREISTKSLQSSKSTYASLHLDASRSLSRSEGSRAAFLHRQQLQHARRIVVKLGSAVITRKDGYGLALGRLASIVEQVAELQNEGRELLMVTSGAVAFGKQKLAQELLMSLSMRETLSTKDSIRSEEAKSLIAPRASAAVGQSGLMSLYEAMFAQYGVKVAQILITKPDFYNNETRQNLNSTINELIALNILPIINTNDAVTPPPQVDEEISKKLDIRDNDSLAARLAVEIESDLIILMTDVDGIFNKPPTEEGARLIDNFCRETSQKLMFGEKSSVGTGGMESKVKAASWALDRGTSVVICNGLAQGAIKGIVQGRKIGTFFTNNTDSGLEVEVLTKNARVGSRLLQSLDPSQRAGAIKTLAELLETRQPDILVANQRDMEEAEKNGLSSSLMARLRLTPAKLNNLAEGLRQIAASSLDTLGRTLSKTIIAENIELRQVTVPIGVLLVIFESRPDCLPQVAALAMATGNGLLLKGGKEAYHSNQVLIDLVKESLSTVGATGAISLVTKRDEISDLLQLDGEIDLVIPRGSSELVRTIQEQSQAIPVLGHAEGICHVYVDKDADVEKAVKIVRDAKCDYPSACNAMETLLIHEEIFHNSQVFNRVCQTLIRENVKIQAGPRLAKMLTFGPPLAETFKVEFSDLECIIEVVSTMEEAIDHIHRFGSSHTDVIITEDEETADHFLSTVDSACVFHNVSSRFADGFRLGLGAEVGISTARIHARGPVGMEGLLTTKWVLKGDCGVASDFSEGRKHFIHRKVPVDVEYLSDDIYVEHQSSS